From the Streptomyces nigrescens genome, one window contains:
- a CDS encoding protein kinase domain-containing protein translates to MISPLLHDDPHTVGPFRILARLGGGGMGTVYLARSTGGHTVAVKTLHTRLAADTTLRTRFRLETDAARVIGSGHGAAVVDADPQAPVPWLATEYVLGPPLDTAVEAGGPLPEPAVRALGASLATGLEQLHRSEVVHRDLKPSNILVTAQGPRIIDFGIARAFGDEHLTSVGSAMGTPAFMSPEQAAGLEHAAAGDVFALAGVLVFAATGLGPFGGGAPGDLLYRVRFGEPDLGGVPESLRPLLVRCLGKDPAHRPSTTELCTALGGAGGAPVDRGGFADLLPDAVLREISRRSDEVWREPPHRLPPPVPAEAPLAEAAAPSPGVSRRRLLYVAGGALLGGGVLGGGGWALLGGSADEGGGAKKKDAVDRLKPPTQMWSAAMWCPDFGGEVMRVGRNLAMRAGIVLCGINAESGKTTWQANVAEPWRSATEGTRVYALRGHKEKAASPAVCEVSQTNSELGKPLVELSSFAGKEQFNQLLCVADGIAYLVARTASGKRWYLVAADLDSGKERWRRQVEGPQAEGLPPALCGTVVGSRLVLCGSPRRDSKFIRLSAYDKAHGRQLWEVSETFEGAPPSRLVTDARNLYLGAEHLTARRLSDGELEWLFGTGRDVGDSAGEERRYGAPVVHDGVVYCAEADRGLIAVDAVSGTLNWQEKGLSGRKNTRDVAPAIGKRYAYCADDKGLRAIDLRARQAVWTYETEPLVLTADAEGGRLYVRQEKRTVALPLA, encoded by the coding sequence ATGATCTCCCCACTTCTGCACGACGACCCGCACACCGTCGGGCCGTTCCGGATCCTCGCCCGCCTCGGCGGAGGCGGCATGGGCACCGTCTACCTGGCCCGTTCGACGGGCGGGCACACGGTCGCGGTGAAGACGCTGCACACCCGTCTCGCCGCGGACACCACGCTGCGCACCCGCTTCCGGCTGGAGACGGACGCGGCACGCGTCATCGGCTCCGGTCACGGTGCCGCGGTCGTCGACGCCGACCCCCAGGCACCGGTCCCGTGGCTGGCCACGGAGTACGTCCTCGGCCCGCCGCTGGACACGGCCGTCGAGGCGGGCGGGCCGCTGCCGGAGCCGGCCGTGCGCGCCCTGGGCGCGTCCCTCGCCACCGGGCTGGAGCAGCTGCACCGTTCGGAGGTGGTGCACCGCGACCTGAAGCCGTCCAACATCCTGGTGACGGCGCAGGGCCCGCGGATCATCGACTTCGGCATCGCCCGGGCCTTCGGCGACGAACATCTGACGAGCGTCGGCAGCGCCATGGGAACACCGGCGTTCATGTCGCCCGAGCAGGCGGCGGGTCTGGAACACGCGGCGGCGGGCGATGTGTTCGCCCTGGCCGGGGTGCTGGTCTTCGCCGCCACCGGCCTGGGCCCGTTCGGCGGCGGGGCCCCGGGCGACCTGCTGTACCGCGTGCGGTTCGGCGAGCCGGACCTCGGCGGGGTTCCCGAGTCGCTGCGGCCTCTGCTCGTCCGTTGCCTGGGCAAGGATCCCGCGCACCGCCCGTCCACCACCGAGCTCTGTACCGCGCTGGGCGGTGCCGGGGGCGCCCCGGTCGACCGCGGCGGCTTCGCGGACCTGCTGCCCGACGCGGTGCTGCGGGAGATCTCCCGGCGCAGCGACGAGGTGTGGCGCGAGCCGCCGCACCGCTTGCCGCCGCCGGTGCCCGCCGAGGCGCCGCTGGCCGAGGCCGCCGCCCCCTCACCGGGCGTCTCGCGGCGGCGGCTGCTGTACGTGGCCGGGGGCGCCCTCCTGGGCGGCGGCGTCCTCGGCGGCGGGGGCTGGGCCCTGCTCGGCGGCTCCGCGGACGAAGGGGGCGGCGCCAAGAAGAAGGACGCCGTCGACCGGCTGAAGCCTCCGACGCAGATGTGGAGCGCCGCCATGTGGTGCCCGGACTTCGGGGGCGAGGTGATGAGGGTGGGCCGGAACCTGGCCATGCGCGCGGGGATCGTGCTGTGCGGCATCAACGCCGAGTCGGGCAAGACCACTTGGCAGGCGAACGTCGCCGAGCCCTGGCGGTCGGCCACCGAGGGCACCCGGGTGTACGCCCTGCGGGGCCACAAGGAGAAAGCGGCGTCGCCGGCGGTGTGCGAGGTGTCGCAGACCAACAGCGAACTGGGCAAGCCCCTGGTGGAACTCTCCTCGTTCGCCGGCAAGGAGCAGTTCAACCAGCTGCTGTGCGTGGCCGACGGCATCGCGTACCTGGTGGCCCGCACCGCCTCCGGCAAGCGCTGGTACCTGGTCGCGGCCGATCTGGACTCGGGCAAGGAGCGCTGGCGCAGGCAGGTGGAAGGGCCGCAGGCCGAAGGCCTCCCGCCCGCGCTGTGCGGCACCGTCGTGGGGTCCCGGCTGGTGCTGTGCGGCAGCCCGAGGCGGGACTCGAAGTTCATCCGCCTCTCCGCGTACGACAAGGCCCACGGCCGCCAACTGTGGGAGGTCTCCGAGACGTTCGAGGGCGCCCCACCGTCCCGTCTGGTCACCGACGCCCGGAACCTCTACCTGGGCGCCGAGCACCTCACCGCCCGCCGGCTGTCCGACGGCGAGCTGGAGTGGCTCTTCGGGACCGGGCGCGATGTCGGCGACAGCGCGGGCGAGGAACGGCGGTACGGCGCGCCCGTCGTCCACGACGGAGTCGTCTACTGCGCCGAGGCCGACCGGGGGCTGATCGCCGTGGACGCCGTCTCCGGCACGCTGAACTGGCAGGAGAAGGGGCTGTCCGGCAGGAAGAACACCCGGGACGTGGCCCCGGCGATCGGGAAGCGGTATGCGTACTGCGCCGACGACAAGGGCCTCCGCGCCATCGACCTGCGCGCCCGGCAGGCCGTCTGGACGTACGAGACCGAGCCCCTCGTCCTGACCGCCGACGCCGAGGGCGGCCGGCTGTACGTCCGCCAGGAGAAGCGGACCGTCGCCCTCCCGCTCGCCTGA
- a CDS encoding carbonic anhydrase, which yields MHDLAAGVKRFQQHVFPAKAELFAGLAASHRPDTLFISCSDARVVPELITGSEPGELFVIRTAGNLVPPYAPGPDGVAAGIEYAVAVLGVSDIVVCGHSACGAMTALAESHDLTSTPAIADWLRHADASRARAAAGAGSAPTVSALVRHNVLAQLANLATHPSVARAANRLTLHGWVYDIPTGAVEELAPVGHPAAPAA from the coding sequence ATGCACGATCTCGCAGCGGGCGTGAAGCGTTTCCAGCAGCACGTCTTCCCGGCCAAAGCGGAGCTCTTCGCCGGCCTGGCCGCCAGTCACCGGCCGGACACGCTGTTCATCAGCTGCTCCGACGCCCGCGTGGTGCCGGAACTGATCACCGGCAGCGAGCCGGGTGAGCTGTTCGTCATCCGCACCGCCGGCAACCTGGTTCCGCCCTACGCCCCCGGCCCGGACGGAGTGGCGGCCGGCATCGAGTACGCCGTCGCCGTGCTGGGCGTGTCCGACATCGTCGTGTGCGGGCACTCCGCCTGCGGCGCCATGACCGCCCTCGCCGAGAGCCATGACCTCACGTCCACGCCGGCGATCGCCGACTGGCTCCGCCACGCGGATGCCTCCCGGGCACGTGCCGCCGCAGGTGCCGGCAGCGCACCGACCGTGAGCGCCCTGGTGCGCCACAACGTGCTCGCCCAGCTGGCGAACCTCGCCACCCACCCCTCGGTGGCCCGCGCCGCGAACCGGCTCACGCTGCACGGCTGGGTCTACGACATCCCCACCGGCGCCGTCGAAGAACTCGCCCCCGTCGGCCACCCGGCCGCCCCCGCGGCCTGA
- a CDS encoding APC family permease yields the protein MAGSVGSVGPGELQRRLGVTDAVVVGLGAMIGAGIFAALAPAAAAAGSGLLVGLALAAVVAFCNATSSARLAARYPTSGGTYVYGRERLGDFWGYLAGWGFIVGKSASCAAMALTVGSYVWPGQAHAVAVAAVVALTAVNYAGVQKSAWLTRTIVAVVLAVLTAVVCTALTSGQADTVRLDIGDDTSFTGVLQAAGLLFFAFAGYARIATLGEEVRDPGRTIPRAIPLALGITLVAYAAVAVAALVVLGPRQLAEATAPLSDAVRAAGADWLAPVVRAGAALAALGSLLALILGVSRTTLAMARDRHLPHVLAAVHPKFKVPHRAELVVGAVVAALAATADVRGAIGFSSFGVLAYYAIANASAWTLAPAEGGPPRIIPVTGLVGCLVLAFSLPLTSVLSGAAVLVCGAAAYGVRRTLSPRRTP from the coding sequence ATGGCTGGATCGGTGGGATCAGTGGGCCCGGGGGAGCTGCAACGGCGGCTGGGAGTGACCGACGCTGTGGTGGTCGGCCTGGGGGCGATGATCGGCGCGGGGATCTTCGCGGCCCTCGCCCCTGCCGCCGCCGCGGCGGGCTCCGGACTGCTGGTGGGGCTGGCGCTCGCGGCGGTGGTCGCGTTCTGCAACGCCACCTCCTCGGCCCGGCTCGCTGCGCGCTACCCGACCTCCGGCGGCACCTACGTCTACGGCCGTGAACGGCTAGGGGACTTCTGGGGGTACCTGGCGGGCTGGGGATTCATCGTCGGCAAATCCGCCTCGTGCGCCGCGATGGCCCTGACCGTCGGCTCGTACGTGTGGCCCGGCCAGGCTCATGCGGTCGCCGTCGCGGCGGTGGTGGCGCTGACCGCCGTGAACTACGCCGGCGTGCAGAAGTCCGCCTGGCTCACCCGGACGATCGTGGCCGTCGTCCTCGCCGTCCTCACCGCCGTGGTGTGCACCGCCCTCACCTCCGGCCAAGCGGACACCGTAAGGCTGGACATCGGTGACGACACCTCGTTCACCGGCGTCCTCCAGGCAGCGGGCCTGCTGTTCTTCGCCTTCGCCGGATACGCACGCATCGCCACCCTCGGCGAGGAGGTCCGGGACCCCGGCCGGACCATTCCCCGCGCCATCCCGCTCGCTCTGGGGATCACACTGGTCGCCTACGCGGCCGTCGCCGTCGCCGCCCTGGTGGTTCTGGGCCCGCGGCAGTTGGCGGAGGCGACGGCGCCGCTGTCGGACGCCGTCCGGGCCGCCGGCGCCGATTGGCTGGCACCGGTCGTACGCGCCGGCGCCGCCCTCGCCGCCCTCGGCTCTCTCCTCGCGCTGATCCTCGGCGTCTCCCGCACCACCCTGGCCATGGCCCGCGACCGGCATCTGCCGCACGTCCTGGCGGCGGTGCATCCGAAGTTCAAGGTGCCTCATCGCGCGGAGCTCGTCGTCGGCGCCGTCGTGGCCGCGCTGGCGGCGACGGCGGATGTGCGCGGGGCGATCGGGTTCTCCTCCTTCGGTGTGCTGGCCTATTACGCCATCGCCAACGCCTCCGCCTGGACACTGGCGCCCGCCGAAGGCGGCCCGCCGCGGATCATCCCGGTGACCGGACTGGTCGGCTGCCTCGTCCTGGCGTTCTCCCTGCCGCTGACCTCAGTGCTCTCGGGCGCCGCGGTCCTGGTATGCGGTGCCGCCGCGTACGGGGTGCGGCGCACGCTCTCCCCCCGCAGGACACCGTAG
- the cynS gene encoding cyanase encodes MIHAQFDPAARQALAVTAVEAKVRKDLSWQQIADAAGLSTAFVTAAVLGQHPLPEAAAGAVAELLGLDDNAATLLQTIPTRGSIDGGIPTDPTIYRFYEMLQVYGTTLKALVHEQFGDGIISAINFKLDVQKVADPEGGDRAVITLDGKYLPTKPF; translated from the coding sequence ATGATCCACGCCCAGTTCGACCCCGCCGCCCGCCAGGCCCTGGCCGTCACCGCCGTCGAGGCGAAGGTGCGCAAGGACCTGTCCTGGCAGCAGATCGCTGACGCCGCCGGACTGTCGACCGCCTTCGTCACCGCCGCCGTGCTCGGCCAGCACCCCCTGCCCGAGGCCGCCGCCGGGGCCGTCGCCGAGCTCCTCGGACTGGACGACAACGCCGCGACGCTGCTGCAGACCATCCCGACCCGCGGGTCCATCGACGGCGGCATCCCTACCGACCCGACCATCTACCGCTTTTACGAAATGCTCCAGGTCTACGGCACCACCCTCAAGGCCCTGGTCCACGAGCAGTTCGGCGACGGCATCATCAGCGCGATCAACTTCAAACTGGATGTGCAGAAGGTGGCCGACCCCGAGGGCGGCGACCGTGCGGTGATCACCTTGGACGGCAAGTACCTGCCGACCAAGCCCTTCTGA
- a CDS encoding serine/threonine protein kinase, producing MARLDADGSRGVPERRYLARSADGGHTVLACLPPPGVDPARWAAEAQQAARLTQPGFWPVGRLGGTPAFPWYSSPYRPALPLPAVLAAHGGPLPEPLVRTLGGTLAEALASAHVLGIVHGGVCPAGVLLTACGPLLSCFGATRANPVAGASPTPESGLDTGCLAPELAAGGPVDRAGDVYALGAVLAYAATGHTVPERQEIPAGLRDIVTACRSRDPEGRPEPARVLAELLPGAAYGALTGATEPVSLPGRVVEALSRQSAEVLATALPTQGH from the coding sequence TTGGCGCGTCTCGACGCCGACGGAAGCCGGGGCGTTCCCGAACGCCGCTATCTGGCCCGCAGTGCTGACGGCGGGCACACCGTACTGGCGTGTCTGCCGCCACCCGGCGTGGATCCGGCGCGGTGGGCGGCCGAGGCGCAGCAGGCGGCCCGGCTGACCCAGCCCGGTTTCTGGCCGGTCGGCCGGCTCGGGGGGACGCCGGCCTTCCCCTGGTACTCCTCCCCCTATCGGCCGGCGCTGCCGCTGCCGGCCGTCCTGGCCGCGCACGGCGGTCCACTGCCGGAACCGCTGGTCCGCACGCTCGGCGGCACACTGGCCGAGGCCCTGGCCTCGGCCCACGTCCTGGGCATCGTGCACGGCGGCGTCTGCCCGGCGGGCGTGCTGCTGACGGCCTGCGGGCCGCTCCTGAGCTGCTTCGGCGCGACCCGCGCGAACCCGGTGGCAGGGGCCTCCCCCACGCCGGAAAGCGGGCTGGATACCGGCTGTCTCGCTCCCGAACTGGCAGCGGGCGGCCCGGTGGACCGGGCCGGCGACGTCTACGCCCTGGGTGCCGTGCTGGCGTACGCGGCGACCGGGCACACCGTGCCCGAGCGGCAGGAGATCCCCGCCGGCCTGCGCGACATCGTCACGGCGTGCCGCTCGCGCGACCCGGAGGGCCGGCCCGAACCGGCGAGGGTGCTGGCGGAGTTGCTGCCGGGTGCGGCGTACGGCGCGCTGACCGGAGCCACGGAACCGGTGTCGCTGCCCGGCCGTGTCGTCGAGGCGTTGTCCCGCCAGTCGGCGGAGGTCCTCGCCACCGCTCTCCCCACGCAAGGGCACTGA
- the ggt gene encoding gamma-glutamyltransferase, whose product MAVRRAAVAAASAATLSLSLLATSCSVNDAASAAESKAHPPAKKAVATGSGGAVSSVNPYASRAGIEVLRKGGNAVDAAVATAAALGVVEPYSAGVGGGGYMVYYDAKAKKVRTIDGRETAPRRMRSDSFLDPATGKPLPSEEAINSGLSVGVPGTPATWDKALKDWGTLSLAKALRPATRVARDGFVVNDEFRAQTAMNEKRFRDFKSTTKLFLPKGKLPVVGSRFRNPDLARTYRQLAHEGVDALYHGQVGRDVVRTVQKPPMAPGSAHKARPGLMKAKDLAEYKPVRRDPTRTTYHGLDVYSMAPSSSGGTTVGEALNILENFHLSKADKTQALHHYLEASRISFADRNRWVGDPKFSDVPTKPLLSKEFAKDRACLIRADKALTSPLAPADPRHPGSGCERKTGSKQPHEGPSTTHLVTADRWGNVVSYTLTIEQTGGSAITVPGRGFLLNNELTDFDFAPLTKGTPDPNLPGPGKRPRSSMSPTIVLRDGKPMIAVGSPGGATIITTVLQTLVNRLDLGMPLPAAVAAPRLSQRNQTATEAEPAFLASPERKKLDAMGHRFVLAPKAFTPSPEIGAVAALEFLPHGKVSAVAEPRRRGGGSAMVLNESR is encoded by the coding sequence ATGGCTGTCCGTCGTGCCGCTGTCGCCGCCGCGTCTGCGGCTACGCTCAGTCTTTCCCTGCTGGCCACCTCCTGCAGCGTCAACGACGCCGCGTCCGCCGCCGAATCCAAGGCCCACCCGCCCGCGAAGAAGGCCGTGGCCACCGGTAGCGGCGGCGCGGTGTCCAGCGTCAATCCCTACGCCTCCCGGGCCGGGATCGAGGTGCTGCGCAAGGGAGGCAACGCCGTGGACGCGGCGGTGGCAACTGCCGCCGCGCTCGGCGTGGTCGAGCCGTACTCCGCGGGAGTGGGGGGCGGCGGCTACATGGTCTACTACGACGCCAAGGCCAAGAAGGTGCGCACCATCGACGGCCGGGAGACCGCGCCGCGCCGCATGCGCTCGGACTCCTTCCTCGATCCCGCGACCGGCAAGCCCCTCCCCTCCGAGGAGGCGATCAACTCGGGCCTGTCGGTCGGCGTCCCGGGGACGCCGGCGACGTGGGACAAGGCGCTCAAGGACTGGGGCACGCTCTCACTGGCGAAGGCCCTGCGCCCGGCCACCCGGGTCGCCCGCGACGGCTTCGTGGTCAACGACGAGTTCCGGGCGCAGACGGCCATGAACGAGAAGCGCTTCCGCGACTTCAAGTCCACCACCAAGCTCTTCCTGCCCAAGGGCAAACTCCCGGTGGTCGGTTCGCGCTTCCGCAATCCCGATCTCGCCCGGACCTATCGGCAGCTCGCCCATGAAGGCGTCGACGCGCTCTACCACGGGCAGGTCGGGCGCGATGTGGTGCGGACCGTCCAGAAGCCGCCGATGGCTCCCGGTTCCGCGCACAAGGCCCGCCCCGGCCTGATGAAGGCGAAAGATCTCGCCGAATACAAGCCCGTACGCAGGGATCCGACCCGGACCACGTACCACGGGCTGGACGTCTACTCCATGGCACCGTCCTCGTCCGGCGGCACCACGGTGGGTGAGGCGCTGAACATCCTGGAGAACTTCCACCTCTCGAAGGCCGACAAAACCCAGGCGCTGCACCACTACCTGGAGGCCAGCCGGATCTCCTTCGCCGACCGCAACCGGTGGGTGGGTGACCCGAAGTTCTCGGATGTGCCCACCAAGCCGCTGCTCTCCAAGGAATTCGCCAAGGACCGGGCCTGTCTGATCCGTGCCGACAAGGCGCTGACCAGCCCGCTGGCGCCCGCCGACCCGCGCCACCCGGGCTCGGGCTGCGAGCGCAAGACCGGCAGCAAGCAGCCGCACGAAGGGCCCTCGACCACTCACCTGGTGACCGCGGACCGCTGGGGCAATGTCGTCTCCTACACCCTGACGATCGAGCAGACCGGTGGCTCGGCCATCACCGTGCCCGGACGCGGATTCCTGCTCAACAACGAGCTGACGGACTTCGACTTCGCCCCCCTCACCAAGGGGACACCGGACCCGAACCTGCCGGGCCCCGGCAAGCGCCCGCGCAGCAGCATGTCTCCGACGATCGTCCTGCGGGACGGCAAGCCGATGATCGCGGTCGGTTCGCCGGGCGGCGCCACGATCATCACCACCGTGCTGCAGACCCTGGTCAACCGTCTGGATCTCGGGATGCCGCTCCCCGCGGCGGTCGCCGCACCACGTCTCTCCCAGCGGAACCAGACCGCCACAGAGGCCGAACCGGCCTTCCTCGCCTCTCCCGAACGGAAGAAACTGGACGCCATGGGCCACCGGTTCGTCCTCGCCCCGAAGGCCTTCACTCCGTCACCGGAGATCGGGGCGGTGGCCGCCCTGGAGTTCCTGCCGCACGGCAAGGTCTCGGCGGTGGCCGAACCCAGGCGCCGCGGCGGCGGATCGGCCATGGTGCTCAACGAATCCCGCTGA
- a CDS encoding protein kinase domain-containing protein produces the protein MKPLGQGDPLRLGPYRLHGVLGEGGMGKVYFGADASGGPAAVKVLLPELAHDGHLAERFLREARTAQAVTSEGVARVLAAELEGGRPWIATEFLAGPTLDDAVGRFGPLDDAAVRELARSLARTLQDVHATGLVHRDVKPPNVVLTSRGPRLIDFGIARPEHGLTLTRTGQIPVTPGYGAPEQVLGKRVGPAADVFSLGAVLAFAAGGRPVYTGAEVTAVLYEVVHGNPDLDAVPEGLRYLVMPCFSKDPAARPLPHQVVEAAAPPRQSERLWRSGRLGGEIRQREAAARRLTARPAGPSSTPEGGATDGTPRLTRRRLLAAAAGGGALLAAAGGGTAWWLSRGDGADAPSDPFDIPPAAKVRAAPLGSSEGSPEPLWGPLQEVADAASPAPLPVRDVVVFAASGGGIAARRVTDGRERWRIGDAKAEAGYLSVGDRLVATADDGGTLRTYVAATGSPRWTVDAEVGALLAADAHAVYLLTSDGRLRCVGTDGKVRWTRRPPLALSGGHPAAALGAGHLVLCTETGDVAAVRAEDGARAWVRKDQAEGPLRPAIDGTTVYLGGNSLAAVKVADGDELWALNPLRPPKQGTAGWGPPAVAGGVIYALDCEALRSVRADGSQAGAPMIVAGVAPPWRPPVVQGNSVWIVESDETGVSGLPRTGEGQPQTYALTGGHSRSTAAGANRLFVLNRATLLALPVY, from the coding sequence GTGAAACCCCTCGGCCAGGGAGATCCGCTGCGCCTGGGCCCCTACCGCCTCCACGGCGTCCTCGGCGAGGGCGGAATGGGCAAGGTGTACTTCGGAGCGGACGCCTCCGGAGGCCCCGCCGCGGTGAAGGTCCTGCTGCCGGAACTCGCCCACGACGGGCACCTGGCCGAGCGTTTCCTCCGGGAGGCGCGGACCGCGCAGGCGGTGACCAGCGAGGGCGTGGCGCGCGTGCTGGCCGCCGAACTGGAGGGCGGCAGGCCGTGGATCGCCACGGAGTTCCTGGCCGGCCCCACGCTGGACGACGCCGTCGGGCGCTTCGGACCGCTCGACGACGCCGCCGTGCGGGAGCTGGCGCGGTCACTGGCCCGCACGCTCCAGGACGTGCACGCCACGGGGCTGGTCCACCGGGATGTGAAGCCCCCCAACGTCGTCCTCACCTCGCGCGGCCCCCGACTGATCGACTTCGGCATCGCCCGCCCCGAGCACGGTCTGACCCTCACCCGTACCGGACAGATCCCGGTCACCCCCGGCTACGGCGCACCGGAACAGGTCCTCGGGAAGCGCGTCGGACCGGCGGCCGACGTCTTCTCCCTCGGCGCCGTCCTCGCCTTCGCCGCGGGCGGCCGGCCGGTGTACACCGGCGCCGAGGTCACGGCCGTCCTCTACGAGGTCGTGCACGGCAACCCCGACCTGGACGCCGTCCCGGAGGGCTTGCGGTACCTCGTCATGCCCTGCTTCTCCAAGGACCCGGCGGCGCGCCCGCTGCCCCATCAGGTCGTCGAGGCCGCGGCGCCGCCCCGGCAGTCCGAACGGCTGTGGAGGTCCGGTCGGCTGGGCGGGGAGATCCGGCAACGAGAGGCGGCGGCACGCCGCCTGACGGCCCGTCCGGCCGGCCCCTCGTCCACCCCCGAGGGCGGCGCGACCGACGGCACCCCCCGCCTCACCCGGCGGCGGCTGCTGGCAGCGGCCGCCGGCGGTGGGGCACTGCTGGCCGCGGCGGGCGGCGGCACCGCCTGGTGGCTCAGCCGAGGCGACGGTGCTGACGCCCCGTCCGACCCCTTCGACATCCCGCCCGCCGCAAAGGTACGGGCCGCGCCGCTCGGCTCCTCCGAGGGCTCCCCGGAACCTCTGTGGGGCCCTCTCCAGGAGGTGGCCGACGCCGCCTCGCCGGCTCCGCTGCCGGTGCGCGATGTGGTGGTGTTCGCTGCCTCCGGGGGCGGCATCGCGGCGCGCCGGGTCACCGACGGCCGGGAGCGGTGGCGGATCGGCGACGCGAAGGCGGAGGCCGGGTATCTGTCGGTCGGGGACCGACTGGTGGCCACCGCCGATGACGGGGGCACACTGCGCACCTATGTGGCCGCCACCGGCTCCCCCCGCTGGACGGTGGACGCGGAAGTGGGCGCCCTGCTGGCCGCGGACGCCCACGCCGTCTACCTGCTGACCTCCGATGGCCGGCTGCGCTGTGTGGGGACCGACGGGAAGGTGCGGTGGACCCGGCGGCCGCCGCTGGCGCTGTCGGGCGGCCACCCCGCCGCGGCCCTCGGCGCCGGCCATCTGGTGCTCTGCACGGAGACGGGGGACGTGGCCGCGGTCCGTGCCGAGGACGGGGCCCGCGCATGGGTACGCAAGGACCAGGCCGAAGGACCGCTGCGTCCCGCCATCGACGGCACCACCGTCTATCTCGGCGGTAACAGCCTGGCGGCCGTGAAGGTCGCCGACGGTGACGAGCTGTGGGCCCTCAACCCACTGCGTCCGCCCAAACAGGGCACTGCCGGGTGGGGCCCACCCGCCGTGGCCGGCGGTGTGATCTATGCGCTGGACTGCGAGGCGCTGCGATCGGTGCGTGCCGACGGCAGCCAGGCGGGCGCCCCGATGATCGTCGCAGGCGTCGCCCCGCCGTGGCGGCCCCCGGTCGTTCAGGGGAACAGCGTCTGGATCGTGGAGAGCGACGAAACCGGGGTGAGCGGCCTGCCACGCACCGGAGAGGGCCAGCCCCAGACCTACGCCCTCACCGGCGGCCACTCCCGCTCCACCGCCGCCGGCGCCAATCGCCTCTTCGTCCTCAACCGTGCGACGTTGCTGGCGCTGCCGGTGTACTAG
- a CDS encoding LPXTG cell wall anchor domain-containing protein — protein sequence MKIRRTLTAAAAVAVLTPAAVLAAPAAAFATEPVSEAGPRTPASPDAAGTAEGTTERTTGAGGATGGGKDADDADGAGQSCAFESDQLQAAVHGLPRQLTAGGAWTPFSMTLTNTTGKPLEEVQPFLRVSSAEDVDRPEWELETEYRDAKTGRWKTFHDAEPEDLFGFFAVGPRSSITLQLRTRVVKDAKPGAGYALAAGDHRNRDGSCGSAKEAWYDFTLRPAGAKPTQPPTAKPGKPGKPGGTAESSQSAASGGGTGGSDSSGGLSPQGGAQLAATGSSSALPAIALAGGAATVAGAGAVIGVRRRRKGVAGPGATDITA from the coding sequence ATGAAGATTCGCCGCACACTGACGGCCGCCGCAGCGGTGGCCGTATTAACGCCCGCGGCCGTACTGGCCGCGCCCGCGGCCGCGTTCGCAACGGAGCCGGTGTCCGAGGCCGGTCCCCGCACGCCCGCCTCCCCCGATGCCGCCGGGACCGCCGAAGGGACCACTGAGAGGACCACCGGCGCGGGTGGCGCCACCGGTGGAGGCAAGGACGCCGATGATGCCGATGGTGCGGGTCAGTCCTGCGCGTTCGAGTCCGACCAGTTGCAAGCGGCCGTCCACGGGTTGCCGCGCCAGCTGACTGCGGGCGGCGCCTGGACCCCCTTCTCCATGACGCTCACCAACACCACCGGCAAGCCCTTGGAGGAGGTCCAGCCCTTCCTGCGTGTGTCCTCCGCCGAAGATGTCGACCGGCCGGAGTGGGAGCTGGAGACCGAGTACCGCGACGCCAAGACGGGGCGGTGGAAGACCTTCCATGACGCGGAGCCCGAGGACCTCTTCGGCTTCTTCGCCGTCGGGCCGCGCAGCAGCATCACGCTCCAACTGCGCACCCGCGTGGTCAAGGACGCCAAGCCCGGCGCCGGGTACGCGCTTGCCGCCGGCGACCACCGCAACCGCGACGGTTCCTGTGGTTCGGCCAAGGAAGCCTGGTACGACTTCACCCTCCGCCCCGCGGGCGCGAAGCCGACGCAGCCCCCGACCGCCAAGCCGGGTAAGCCGGGCAAGCCGGGTGGCACGGCCGAGAGCAGCCAGAGCGCCGCTTCCGGCGGTGGTACGGGTGGTTCCGATTCCTCCGGTGGCCTCAGCCCGCAGGGCGGCGCCCAGCTCGCCGCGACCGGCTCCTCGTCCGCGCTCCCGGCGATCGCTCTCGCCGGCGGAGCCGCGACGGTGGCCGGCGCGGGTGCGGTCATCGGCGTGCGCCGCCGCCGGAAGGGCGTGGCCGGTCCGGGCGCCACGGACATCACCGCGTGA